The Kitasatospora sp. NBC_00374 genome has a segment encoding these proteins:
- a CDS encoding alpha/beta fold hydrolase produces MRQPAAGSGTVYLVHPGALAAGVHATLAEALPDGAGLTVLDLSALPEYWEAALTGGRAETTVEALADRLRDEFDSAYDGGPYALAGWSFGGVVAQAMVQRQAPRRRPARLVLLDSIAPTGEYQQPDEALEPSLLIGWFAMYLGAKRGRPVRPDPDRLATCGVEDGLLLVLDAAAASGALAADTPLPGLRKLYDTYVDGLLRNNRLTAPYRPVPAEVPLVLVTAERSLIPGDPTLGWTPLATRGLEVHRSPGDHYTMLTRPDAAALIARLVRPVPVPTGTVAEKV; encoded by the coding sequence TTGAGACAGCCGGCGGCCGGGAGCGGCACGGTCTACCTGGTCCATCCGGGGGCGCTCGCCGCCGGGGTGCACGCCACCCTGGCCGAGGCCCTGCCGGACGGCGCCGGGCTGACCGTGCTCGACCTGTCCGCCCTGCCGGAGTACTGGGAGGCGGCCCTCACCGGCGGCCGGGCCGAGACCACGGTCGAGGCACTGGCCGACCGGCTGCGGGACGAGTTCGACAGCGCGTACGACGGCGGGCCGTACGCGCTGGCGGGCTGGTCCTTCGGCGGCGTGGTCGCGCAGGCCATGGTGCAGCGGCAGGCGCCCCGGCGGCGCCCGGCCCGGCTGGTGCTGCTGGACAGCATCGCTCCGACCGGGGAGTACCAGCAGCCCGACGAGGCACTCGAACCGTCCCTGCTCATCGGGTGGTTCGCGATGTACCTCGGGGCCAAGCGCGGCCGCCCGGTGCGGCCGGACCCGGACCGGCTCGCCACCTGCGGGGTCGAGGACGGCCTCCTGCTGGTGCTCGACGCGGCCGCGGCGAGCGGCGCCCTGGCCGCCGACACCCCGCTGCCCGGGCTGCGCAAGCTGTACGACACCTACGTCGACGGCCTGCTGCGCAACAACCGGCTGACCGCTCCCTACCGGCCGGTGCCGGCCGAGGTGCCGCTGGTGCTGGTGACCGCCGAGCGGAGCCTGATCCCCGGCGACCCGACGCTCGGCTGGACACCGCTCGCGACCCGCGGCCTGGAGGTCCACCGGAGCCCGGGCGACCACTACACGATGCTCACCCGGCCGGACGCCGCCGCGCTGATCGCGCGCCTGGTCCGTCCCGTTCCGGTCCCCACGGGGACCGTCGCAGAGAAGGTCTGA
- a CDS encoding acyl carrier protein, with protein MALIKAVDAQNWLIEKIAHRLGAEPSEVSPEQYFDELDLDSTEALILAGEMESWLGFELGTTALWYHPSIKDLAAHIAEESAIRAEAQHATSA; from the coding sequence GTGGCTCTGATCAAAGCAGTTGACGCTCAGAACTGGCTGATCGAGAAGATCGCGCACCGGCTCGGGGCGGAACCGTCCGAGGTGTCGCCGGAACAGTACTTCGACGAACTCGACCTGGACTCGACCGAGGCGCTGATCCTGGCCGGCGAGATGGAGAGCTGGCTCGGCTTCGAGCTCGGCACCACCGCGCTCTGGTACCACCCCAGCATCAAGGACCTGGCCGCCCACATCGCGGAGGAGTCCGCCATCCGAGCCGAGGCGCAGCATGCGACCTCGGCGTAG
- a CDS encoding MaoC family dehydratase: MGINFDQVEVGTELPAQSFKVTRATLVRYAGASGDFNPIHWNEKFAKEVGLPDVIAHGMFTMAEAVRVVTDWVGDPGAVVDYGVRFTRPVPVPNDEDGSVIEVSGKVAALLDDRRVRVDLLATFAGQKVLGMSRAVVQLG; this comes from the coding sequence ATGGGGATCAACTTCGACCAGGTCGAGGTCGGCACCGAGCTGCCGGCGCAGTCGTTCAAGGTGACGCGCGCCACGCTGGTGCGGTACGCCGGCGCCTCGGGCGACTTCAACCCGATCCACTGGAACGAGAAGTTCGCGAAGGAGGTCGGGCTTCCCGACGTCATCGCGCACGGCATGTTCACCATGGCGGAGGCCGTCCGGGTGGTCACCGACTGGGTCGGTGACCCGGGTGCGGTGGTCGACTACGGCGTGCGGTTCACCAGGCCGGTGCCCGTGCCGAACGACGAGGACGGCTCGGTGATCGAGGTCTCGGGCAAGGTCGCCGCACTGCTGGACGACCGCAGGGTGCGGGTGGATCTGCTGGCGACGTTCGCGGGCCAGAAGGTGCTCGGTATGTCGCGCGCTGTGGTCCAACTGGGCTGA
- a CDS encoding MaoC family dehydratase N-terminal domain-containing protein, with product MPLDPSFIGRTYPPTEPYEVGREKIREFAEAIGDANPAYTDPEAAKAFGHPDVIAPPTFPFVLTYSAAAQVVNDPELGLDYSRVVHGDQKFSYTRPVRAGDRLAVTVSIEAIKSLAGNDVLTVRGEVHDASGEHVVTSVMSLVSRAADEEGK from the coding sequence ATGCCGCTCGATCCCTCCTTCATCGGGCGGACGTATCCGCCCACCGAGCCCTACGAGGTCGGCCGGGAGAAGATCCGTGAGTTCGCCGAGGCGATCGGGGACGCCAACCCCGCGTACACCGACCCGGAGGCGGCCAAGGCGTTCGGCCACCCGGATGTGATCGCGCCCCCGACCTTCCCGTTCGTCCTCACCTACAGCGCGGCCGCGCAGGTGGTGAACGACCCGGAGCTGGGTCTGGACTACAGCCGGGTGGTGCACGGCGACCAGAAGTTCAGCTACACCCGCCCGGTGCGGGCCGGTGACCGGCTGGCGGTGACGGTGTCCATCGAGGCGATCAAGTCGCTGGCCGGCAACGACGTGCTGACGGTCCGTGGCGAGGTGCACGACGCGTCCGGCGAGCACGTGGTGACGTCGGTCATGTCGCTGGTGTCCCGGGCCGCCGACGAGGAGGGGAAGTAG
- the rpmG gene encoding 50S ribosomal protein L33 yields the protein MAATDVRPKITLACVECKERNYITKKNRRNDPDRLEMKKHCPRCNAHTAHRETR from the coding sequence GTGGCTGCCACTGACGTCCGCCCGAAGATCACGCTGGCCTGCGTGGAGTGCAAGGAGCGGAACTACATCACCAAGAAGAACCGGCGTAACGACCCGGACCGTCTTGAGATGAAGAAGCACTGCCCGCGTTGCAACGCGCACACCGCGCACCGCGAGACCCGCTGA
- a CDS encoding hydrolase yields MSADSAPAEGPHPGPSANPLGHGPVLLLTNARLADRRVVDVRISGDRIQAVGAAGSLGPLPAAPGRPAVTTGARIDLSGYLLLPAPAEPHGHYDAAFTAALPGPPPEEPADLARRVTEAALTSLGYGATAQRTHVRIGDLHGLGRLEAVLTARQALRGLADLQAVAMPRLLTGRAGADGRAQLREALKLGATAAGGCPELDPDPVGYAQALLEAAREADCPVDLHTTGRDLTQLARIAGVLAPLRPRVVLGPCSALPSGGVAVLAGAGIRAVCLPQSGGCLGLEGPPTGLRPSLAMELIEARVPLAAGSGGLRDLANPVGRADPLEAAYLLAATGLLSPEAAYDAVSGQARVALGLPAVRVDAGFPAELLAVRGDSLPGALAGGHSRLVVHSGRVVSRTSAVREFADTVALALPRQTNPG; encoded by the coding sequence ATGAGCGCGGACAGCGCACCAGCCGAGGGGCCGCACCCCGGCCCGTCCGCCAACCCGCTCGGCCACGGCCCCGTCCTGCTGCTCACCAACGCCCGGCTGGCCGACCGGCGGGTGGTGGACGTCCGGATCAGCGGCGACCGGATCCAGGCCGTCGGCGCCGCGGGCAGCCTCGGGCCCCTGCCCGCGGCCCCCGGCCGGCCCGCCGTGACCACCGGCGCCCGGATCGACCTCAGCGGCTACCTGCTGCTCCCCGCCCCGGCCGAACCGCACGGCCACTACGACGCCGCCTTCACCGCGGCCCTGCCCGGCCCGCCCCCGGAGGAACCCGCCGACCTCGCCCGCCGGGTCACCGAGGCCGCGCTCACCTCACTCGGCTACGGGGCCACCGCCCAGCGCACCCACGTCCGGATCGGCGACCTGCACGGCCTCGGCCGGCTGGAGGCGGTGCTCACCGCCCGCCAGGCCCTGCGCGGCCTGGCCGACCTGCAGGCCGTCGCCATGCCACGCCTGCTCACCGGGCGGGCCGGCGCCGACGGCCGGGCCCAGCTCCGCGAGGCGCTGAAACTCGGCGCCACCGCCGCCGGCGGCTGCCCGGAGCTCGACCCCGACCCGGTCGGATACGCGCAGGCCCTGCTGGAGGCCGCCCGGGAGGCGGACTGCCCGGTCGACCTGCACACCACCGGCCGGGACCTCACCCAACTCGCCCGTATCGCCGGGGTGCTGGCACCACTGCGCCCCCGGGTCGTGCTCGGCCCGTGCAGCGCCCTGCCCTCCGGCGGCGTGGCCGTGCTGGCCGGTGCCGGCATCCGTGCGGTCTGCCTGCCGCAGAGCGGCGGCTGCCTCGGCCTGGAGGGCCCGCCGACCGGCCTGCGCCCGTCCCTGGCAATGGAGTTGATCGAGGCCCGGGTGCCGCTGGCGGCCGGCAGCGGCGGACTGCGCGACCTCGCCAACCCGGTCGGCCGGGCCGACCCGCTGGAGGCCGCCTACCTGCTGGCGGCCACCGGGCTGCTCAGCCCCGAGGCCGCGTACGACGCGGTCAGCGGCCAGGCCCGGGTCGCCCTCGGGCTGCCGGCCGTCCGGGTGGACGCGGGGTTCCCCGCCGAACTGCTCGCGGTCCGTGGCGACAGCCTCCCCGGAGCGCTGGCCGGCGGCCACAGTCGCCTCGTGGTGCACAGCGGCCGGGTGGTCAGCCGGACCAGCGCCGTACGGGAGTTCGCGGACACCGTCGCGCTCGCCCTGCCCCGGCAGACCAACCCCGGCTGA
- a CDS encoding APC family permease yields the protein MRSEELGETLLPKRLALPIFASDPLSSVAYATQEILLVLTVGGTAFLYLTPWIAAAVVALMAVVVMSYRQVVHAYPSGGGSYEVVSTNLGARSGLVVAASLMVDYVMTVAVSVASGVDNIISALPGLAGYQVVLAVGFVALLTAMNLRGVRESGNAFAVPTYLFIGGILLMVGTGLIRVLLGDGPVAESAAFGIVPEDGKDTLAGFALLMLGLRAFASGCTALTGVEAISNGVPAFRAPKSRNAATTMAVMGLTAVVMFAGITTLALTSDVHYVDNACQLTGLGTDCATYTQPTVIAQLAAAVFGGDHSFLFYFIQTVTALVLILAANTAFNGFPLLASILAEHRYLPRQLHTRGDRLAFSNGIIALALVAGGLLWLYDANVTSLIHLYILGVFTSFTLSQIGMVRHWNRLLGEESDPGVRHAAHRSRVINAFGAVVTALVLVIVLLTKFTEGAWLAVVAAVVLWVMMRGIRRHYDAVAEELAADDPRAASVRPSKVHGIVLVSRLHKPTLRALGYAQAFRPDELEALTVAVEADALRELRAKWEEFAVPVPLKVLDSPYREITKPVVHYVREYRRSHPREVVAVFIPEYVVGRWWEQVLHNQSALWLKSRLLFTPGVMVISVPWQLSSSRRADRPGRRAPGAVRRGEPAPRSGRERVEPRP from the coding sequence ATGCGCAGCGAGGAGCTGGGCGAGACGCTGCTGCCCAAGCGGCTGGCGTTGCCGATCTTCGCCTCGGACCCGCTCTCCTCGGTGGCGTACGCGACGCAGGAGATCCTGCTGGTGCTCACCGTCGGCGGTACCGCCTTCCTGTACCTGACGCCGTGGATCGCGGCGGCCGTGGTCGCGCTGATGGCGGTGGTGGTGATGTCCTACCGCCAGGTGGTGCACGCCTACCCGAGTGGCGGCGGCTCGTACGAGGTGGTGTCGACCAACCTGGGGGCGCGGTCCGGGCTGGTGGTGGCGGCCTCGTTGATGGTCGACTACGTGATGACGGTCGCGGTGTCGGTGGCCTCCGGCGTGGACAACATCATCTCGGCGCTGCCCGGCCTCGCGGGCTACCAGGTCGTCCTCGCGGTGGGCTTCGTCGCCCTGCTGACGGCGATGAACCTGCGCGGGGTACGCGAGTCCGGCAACGCCTTCGCGGTGCCGACCTACCTGTTCATCGGCGGGATCCTGCTGATGGTGGGCACCGGGCTGATCCGGGTACTGCTCGGGGACGGCCCGGTCGCCGAGAGCGCGGCCTTCGGGATCGTGCCGGAGGACGGCAAGGACACGCTGGCCGGCTTCGCGCTGCTGATGCTGGGGCTGCGGGCGTTCGCCTCCGGCTGTACGGCGCTGACCGGTGTCGAGGCGATCTCCAACGGCGTACCGGCCTTTCGGGCGCCCAAGTCGCGCAACGCCGCGACCACGATGGCCGTCATGGGCCTCACGGCCGTGGTGATGTTCGCGGGCATCACCACCCTGGCGCTGACCTCGGACGTGCACTATGTGGACAACGCCTGCCAGCTCACCGGTCTCGGTACCGACTGCGCGACCTACACCCAGCCGACCGTGATCGCACAGCTGGCGGCCGCGGTCTTCGGCGGCGACCACAGCTTCCTCTTCTACTTCATCCAGACCGTCACGGCGCTGGTGCTGATCCTGGCCGCGAACACCGCGTTCAACGGTTTTCCGCTGCTGGCCTCGATCCTGGCCGAGCACCGCTACCTGCCCCGGCAGCTGCACACACGCGGCGACCGCCTGGCGTTCTCCAACGGCATCATCGCCCTCGCGCTGGTGGCCGGCGGCCTGCTGTGGCTGTACGACGCCAACGTGACCAGCCTGATCCACCTCTACATCCTCGGTGTCTTCACCTCCTTCACGCTGTCCCAGATCGGCATGGTCCGGCACTGGAACCGGCTGCTCGGCGAGGAGTCCGATCCGGGGGTGCGGCACGCCGCGCACCGGTCCCGGGTGATCAACGCGTTCGGCGCGGTGGTGACCGCACTGGTACTGGTGATCGTGCTGCTGACCAAGTTCACCGAGGGTGCCTGGCTGGCGGTGGTCGCGGCGGTGGTGCTGTGGGTGATGATGCGCGGCATCCGCCGGCACTACGACGCGGTCGCCGAGGAGCTCGCGGCGGACGATCCGCGGGCCGCGTCGGTGCGCCCGTCCAAGGTGCACGGCATCGTGCTGGTCTCCAGACTGCACAAGCCCACGCTGCGGGCGCTCGGCTACGCGCAGGCCTTCCGGCCGGACGAGCTGGAGGCGCTCACGGTCGCGGTGGAGGCGGACGCGCTGCGCGAACTGCGGGCGAAGTGGGAGGAGTTCGCCGTCCCGGTGCCGCTGAAGGTGCTGGACTCGCCGTACCGCGAGATCACCAAGCCGGTGGTGCACTACGTCCGGGAGTACCGGCGCTCGCATCCCCGGGAGGTGGTGGCGGTGTTCATTCCCGAGTACGTGGTGGGCCGCTGGTGGGAGCAGGTGCTGCACAACCAGTCGGCGCTGTGGCTGAAGAGCCGCCTGCTGTTCACGCCCGGCGTGATGGTGATCAGCGTGCCCTGGCAGCTGAGCTCGTCCCGTCGGGCCGACCGCCCGGGCCGCCGGGCGCCGGGTGCGGTCCGCCGCGGTGAGCCGGCCCCGCGTTCCGGGCGGGAGCGGGTGGAGCCCCGGCCGTAG